Proteins from a single region of Nomia melanderi isolate GNS246 chromosome 11, iyNomMela1, whole genome shotgun sequence:
- the LOC116432177 gene encoding uncharacterized protein LOC116432177 isoform X2 — protein sequence MVTLKSGHDHGLNEAQADVASPPSSVELTENTHPCPACPTVLQSSRDLTNHLRGHNSPRSTDCSGEEDHCCGVCNKVLSSASSLDRHVLVHSGERPFKCKYCDMAFTTNGNMNRHLRTAHRSTSPQSYTDSESSNTDSERPPKRRHIEEFNNNEVAKGNSPDYIDRQEKPGNLKRKSSDCLADSDGHKRHKILLNNSRAEIRARPDENQNAYNCQVCGRQDFATSALLEAHLERCHPEFPAKCESCNLSFKNHRVLNLHRFMIHFADHSTGNTARNLRNSVVGFNDLTFVDFSSDKFPAIARAVCEQSLHRPASGEVAKFQCSKCLRAFPCRSALDSHEIDCGTNIAQTRVTDDSQSRRDDFFAGLDLQNKSALTEAKEGKDLADIQSIISVTSGPILQNFPRSDASTPESAIKFSQRASSSGSSGTASSEYHEEEAQDAFAAEFRKMKLKGEFPCRLCTAIFPNLRALKGHNRAHMGVAPGMPYPCNMCPYTSTDKNTLVRHLRSHNGDRPYECSLCKYAFTTKANCERHVRNRHGKLTREDIKSVLIYHPNEDSTAESVERSSSRVTKDDARKTLVYPADRDELQHQAQVHYPSAPMEGRGEIRIIEEAKLHGALSMCYEAGDAFGRPGQAMELAQRSADDGKSATDARLDYAKIEEDVESRSSEGSVSLVNDAKSDSHQRIQASPMNLKKSSASEGAGEDGPLDLSMDVLDLSKKSKEKEDGEYLASQEQYGKSQKDLYSATSQLLLTEALLKAGQSSSQPTSLEALYANAHLIYRNFGSFPGGVGAGILPPYLFNPHMFGQDFSMKDRLQKELVRGLQLTSGGTLVEPPISAGGFNAYPHGRDMGAQSASEQADYAKLISSKLASKPVVSRDKPEGTSSSNSVKMVIKNGVLMPKQKQRRYRTERPFTCEHCSARFTLRSNMERHIKQQHPQHWSQRPRGGHSTRGRPPASHPTLLQNLTQPASQAAQTYPSILPKTEQSSEYTAKHPISDQVKYAILAQQLKANKAEDNDSEEELVIDEDPQDKDQDPQKEKTTSLLRGQLEAADPVAEAGKPEAEEAKGDSTNTESANSENASDEAKLSESEQPTEASEAGDDAKTLAKAEPAEDKTEKMEDGATDLASVSKLLDNASQQYQQFQPQYLSDEEGLVASNSDCNNSGSDEKSDSVNSVNSVSSPSKKKRKKKKKSAYSMAPNRVICPYCERPFPWTSSLRRHILTHTGQKPYQCVHCSLLFTTKSNCDRHLLRKHKANPNKVRRVRNSSSPDSQPVTGGSNNSFSMRNVPERPYKCNQCPSSTFSTLGNLKKHRSTKHPRKAKSRPDSPSSEPQNSPQECSKQNEQTDYDSQSSSISEGIEATMPALAKTTPNTSSSANDTSRSRRLSPRSSPGPSDVPFKCHLCDCGFSERQECLEHIKANHKRSYEMLVAKGALDMDIDAVEDQQQPPPSQNPSDGEEKRGRFPDYSNRKVVCAFCMRRFWSAEDLRRHMRTHTGERPFSCDICCRRFTLKHSMLRHRKKHESVDSTMYVGTSGDEENSPIQPPTITPRSQQQPPVLVAANSGNLRAQDRISLPTVAPVATGDAGPGGLMRFNPYEKLTTLTGKLASIPQNVNPETSESADNDLISNLLGIRDKNFIDRVLQASADDAAKLLGVKRSHE from the exons TTACACTTAAGAGCGGACACGACCACGGACTCAACGAGGCTCAAGCTGATGTAGCATCGCCGCCATCTAGC GTTGAGTTAACAGAGAACACGCATCCCTGTCCGGCGTGTCCTACGGTCCTGCAGAGCTCCAGGGACCTGACGAACCACCTGCGCGGCCACAACTCGCCCCGCAGCACGGACTGCAGCGGCGAAGAGGACCACTGCTGCGGCGTGTGCAACAAGGTGCTGAGCTCGGCAAGTTCGCTCGACAGGCACGTGCTGGTACACTCTGGCGAGCGGCCgtttaaatgtaaatactgCGACATGGCGTTCACGACGAACGGCAACATGAACCGGCACCTGAGGACCGCGCACCGGTCCACCTCGCCGCAGAGCTACACGGACTCCGAGAGCAGTAACACAGACTCGGAGAGGCCACCGAAGAGGCGGCACATCGAGGAGTTCAACAACAACGAGGTCGCGAAAGGGAACTCCCCGGACTACATCGACCGCCAAGAGAAGCCCGGCAACCTGAAGCGCAAGAGCTCGGACTGCCTGGCCGACAGCGACGGCCACAAGAGGCACAAGATCCTCTTGAACAACTCGCGCGCTGAGATCAGAGCCAGGCCGGACGAAAACCAGAACGCGTACAACTGCCAGGTATGCGGCAGGCAGGATTTCGCGACCAGCGCGCTCCTCGAGGCGCACCTGGAGCGCTGCCACCCCGAGTTCCCGGCGAAATGCGAGTCCTGCAACCTGTCCTTCAAGAACCACCGGGTGCTGAacctgcacaggttcatgatcCACTTCGCGGACCACTCGACCGGGAACACCGCGAGGAACCTGCGCAACTCGGTGGTCGGGTTCAACGATCTGACGTTCGTCGACTTCTCGTCGGACAAGTTCCCGGCGATCGCGAGGGCGGTCTGCGAGCAATCCCTCCACCGTCCGGCGTCCGGGGAGGTAGCCAAGTTCCAGTGCTCCAAGTGTCTGCGAGCGTTCCCGTGCAGATCGGCGTTGGACTCGCACGAGATCGACTGCGGCACCAACATCGCGCAGACTAGGGTGACCGACGACAGCCAGTCGAGGAGGGACGACTTCTTCGCTGGCCTCGACCTGCAGAACAAGTCCGCGCTGACGGAGGCGAAAGAGGGCAAGGACCTGGCCGACATTCAGAGCATCATCTCGGTCACGTCCGGCCCGATCCTGCAGAACTTCCCCAGGTCGGACGCGAGCACGCCCGAGAGCGCCATCAAGTTCAGCCAGAGGGCGAGCTCCTCGGGATCGTCGGGCACCGCGTCTTCCGAGTATCACGAGGAGGAAGCCCAAGACGCGTTCGCCGCGGAGTTCCGCAAGATGAAGCTGAAGGGCGAGTTCCCGTGTCGGCTGTGCACCGCGATATTCCCGAACCTGCGGGCGCTGAAGGGGCACAACAGGGCGCACATGGGCGTCGCCCCCGGGATGCCGTATCCCTGCAACATGTGTCCGTACACGAGCACGGACAAGAACACGCTGGTGAGACACCTGAGGTCGCACAACGGGGACCGTCCGTACGAGTGCTCGCTGTGCAAGTACGCGTTCACCACGAAGGCGAACTGCGAGCGGCACGTTCGGAACAGGCACGGCAAGCTGACCAGGGAGGACATCAAGAGCGTGCTGATCTACCACCCGAACGAGGACTCGACGGCCGAGAGCGTGGAGAGGAGTTCGTCGCGGGTGACGAAAGACGACGCGAGGAAGACCCTGGTCTACCCGGCCGACCGCGACGAGTTGCAGCACCAGGCGCAGGTGCACTACCCCTCGGCGCCGATGGAGGGCCGCGGGGAGATCAGAATAATCGAGGAGGCGAAGCTCCACGGCGCGTTGTCCATGTGCTACGAGGCGGGCGACGCGTTCGGGAGACCCGGCCAGGCGATGGAGCTGGCGCAGCGGAGCGCGGACGACGGGAAGTCCGCGACGGACGCCAGGCTGGACTACGCGAAGATAGAGGAGGACGTAGAGTCCAGGTCGTCGGAGGGTAGCGTGTCTCTAGTCAATGATGCCAAATCAGACTCGCACCAAAGAATTCAGGCTAGTCCGATGAACCTGAAGAAGAGTTCAGCGTCCGAGGGGGCCGGTGAGGACGGGCCCCTGGACTTGTCGATGGACGTCCTGGACCTTAGCAAGAAGTCCAAGGAGAAGGAGGACGGTGAGTACCTAGCCAGCCAGGAGCAGTACGGGAAGAGCCAGAAGGACCTGTACAGCGCCACCAGCCAGCTGTTGCTCACCGAGGCTCTGTTAAAGGCTGGACAGAGCAGCTCCCAGCCCACGTCGCTGGAGGCGTTGTACGCCAACGCCCACTTGATCTACAGGAACTTCGGGTCGTTCCCTGGCGGCGTCGGGGCTGGGATACTGCCGCCATACTTGTTCAATCCCCACATGTTTGGACAAGATTTCTCGATGAAGGACAGGCTCCAGAAGGAGCTGGTCAGGGGTCTGCAGCTGACCAGCGGGGGCACCCTCGTGGAGCCGCCGATCAGCGCCGGCGGGTTCAACGCGTACCCGCACGGCAGAGACATGGGCGCGCAGTCGGCGAGCGAGCAGGCCGACTACGCGAAGCTGATCTCGTCGAAGCTGGCGAGCAAGCCGGTCGTGAGCCGGGACAAGCCCGAGGGTACGTCTTCGTCGAACTCGGTGAAGATGGTGATCAAGAACGGGGTGCTGATGCCGAAGCAGAAGCAGAGACGGTACAGGACCGAGAGGCCGTTCACCTGCGAGCACTGCTCCGCCAGGTTCACGCTGCGCAGCAACATGGAGAGGCACATCAAGCAACAGCACCCGCAGCACTGGAGCCAGAGACCCAGGGGCGGCCACTCGACCAGGGGCAGGCCACCCGCGAGTCACCCGACGCTGCTGCAGAACCTGACGCAACCCGCGTCCCAAGCGGCGCAGACGTACCCGAGCATACTGCCGAAGACGGAGCAGTCGAGCGAGTACACGGCGAAACACCCGATATCGGACCAGGTGAAGTACGCGATCCTGGCGCAGCAGCTGAAGGCCAACAAGGCCGAGGACAACGACTCCGAGGAGGAGCTGGTGATCGACGAGGATCCGCAGGACAAGGATCAGGATCCTCAGAAAGAGAAGACCACCAGTCTGCTCAGGGGTCAGCTGGAGGCTGCGGACCCGGTCGCGGAGGCCGGCAAGCCGGAGGCTGAAGAGGCTAAGGGCGACTCCACGAACACCGAGTCGGCGAACAGCGAGAACGCCAGCGACGAGGCTAAGCTGTCCGAATCGGAGCAGCCGACGGAGGCCAGCGAGGCCGGCGACGACGcgaagacgctggccaaagcGGAGCCCGCCGAGGACAAGACGGAGAAGATGGAGGACGGCGCGACCGACTTGGCCAGCGTCTCGAAGCTGCTGGACAACGCGTCGCAACAGTACCAGCAGTTCCAGCCGCAGTACCTCAGCGACGAGGAGGGCTTGGTGGCGTCCAACAGCGACTGCAACAACTCGGGCAGCGACGAGAAGTCGGACTCCGTGAACTCGGTGAACTCGGTCAGCAGTCCGTCGAAGAAGAAgcgcaagaagaagaagaagtccgCGTACTCGATGGCGCCGAACCGAGTGATCTGCCCGTACTGCGAGAGGCCGTTCCCGTGGACGTCCTCCCTGAGGAGGCACATCCTCACGCACACCGGCCAGAAGCCGTACCAGTGCGTCCACTGCTCGCTGCTGTTCACCACCAAGTCGAACTGCGACCGCCACCTGCTGAGGAAGCACAAGGCGAACCCGAACAAGGTGCGCAGGGTTCGCAACTCGTCGTCGCCGGACAGCCAGCCCGTGACGGGCGGCAGCAACAACTCGTTCTCGATGAGGAACGTACCCGAGCGGCCCTACAAGTGCAATCAGTGCCCCAGCTCGACCTTCTCCACGCTGGGCAACCTGAAGAAGCACCGCTCGACGAAGCACCCGCGCAAGGCGAAGTCGAGGCCAGACTCTCCGTCCAGCGAGCCGCAGAACAGCCCTCAGGAGTGCTCGAAGCAGAACGAGCAGACCGACTACGACAGCCAGTCGTCGAGCATCTCCGAGGGCATCGAGGCGACGATGCCCGCGCTGGCCAAGACCACGCCCAACACCTCCTCGTCCGCCAATGACACGTCCAGGTCTAGACGGCTGTCGCCGAGGTCGTCGCCGGGGCCCAGCGACGTGCCGTTCAAGTGTCATCTCTGCGACTGCGGATTCTCCGAGCGGCAGGAATGCCTGGAGCACATCAAGGCGAACCACAAGAGGTCCTACGAGATGCTGGTGGCCAAGGGCGCGTTGGATATGGACATCGATGCTGTGGAGGACCAGCAGCAGCCGCCACCGTCGCAGAATCCCAGCGACGGCGAAGAGAAGAGAGGACGCTTCCCTGACTACAGTAACAGAAAG GTGGTCTGTGCTTTCTGCATGAGGAGATTCTGGTCTGCAGAGGACCTGCGCCGGCACATGAGAACGCACACCGGCGAGCGGCCGTTCTCCTGCGACATCTGCTGCAGAAGGTTCACGCTGAAGCACAGCATGCTTCGGCACAGGAAGAAGCACGAGTCGGTCGACTCCACCATGTACGTAGGTACCAGCGGCGACGAGGAAAACTCGCCTATCCAACCGCCCACCATAACCCCAAGAAGCCAACAGCAACCGCCCGTTCTAGTGGCGGCGAACTCTGGGAACCTGAGGGCGCAGGACAGGATCTCGCTGCCGACCGTCGCCCCGGTCGCAACAGGAGACGCTGGTCCCGGCGGTCTGATGAGGTTCAACCCCTACGAGAAGCTGACGACCTTGACCGGAAAGCTCGCCAGCATCCCGCAGAACGTGAACCCCGAGACCAGTGAGAGCGCCGACAACGACCTGATCTCGAACCTCCTCGGGATAAGGGACAAGAATTTCATCGACCGCGTGCTCCAGGCGTCCGCCGACGACGCGGCGAAGCTTCTCGGAGTGAAACGCAGCCACGAGTAA
- the LOC116432177 gene encoding uncharacterized protein LOC116432177 isoform X1 yields MDYSKVTLKSGHDHGLNEAQADVASPPSSVELTENTHPCPACPTVLQSSRDLTNHLRGHNSPRSTDCSGEEDHCCGVCNKVLSSASSLDRHVLVHSGERPFKCKYCDMAFTTNGNMNRHLRTAHRSTSPQSYTDSESSNTDSERPPKRRHIEEFNNNEVAKGNSPDYIDRQEKPGNLKRKSSDCLADSDGHKRHKILLNNSRAEIRARPDENQNAYNCQVCGRQDFATSALLEAHLERCHPEFPAKCESCNLSFKNHRVLNLHRFMIHFADHSTGNTARNLRNSVVGFNDLTFVDFSSDKFPAIARAVCEQSLHRPASGEVAKFQCSKCLRAFPCRSALDSHEIDCGTNIAQTRVTDDSQSRRDDFFAGLDLQNKSALTEAKEGKDLADIQSIISVTSGPILQNFPRSDASTPESAIKFSQRASSSGSSGTASSEYHEEEAQDAFAAEFRKMKLKGEFPCRLCTAIFPNLRALKGHNRAHMGVAPGMPYPCNMCPYTSTDKNTLVRHLRSHNGDRPYECSLCKYAFTTKANCERHVRNRHGKLTREDIKSVLIYHPNEDSTAESVERSSSRVTKDDARKTLVYPADRDELQHQAQVHYPSAPMEGRGEIRIIEEAKLHGALSMCYEAGDAFGRPGQAMELAQRSADDGKSATDARLDYAKIEEDVESRSSEGSVSLVNDAKSDSHQRIQASPMNLKKSSASEGAGEDGPLDLSMDVLDLSKKSKEKEDGEYLASQEQYGKSQKDLYSATSQLLLTEALLKAGQSSSQPTSLEALYANAHLIYRNFGSFPGGVGAGILPPYLFNPHMFGQDFSMKDRLQKELVRGLQLTSGGTLVEPPISAGGFNAYPHGRDMGAQSASEQADYAKLISSKLASKPVVSRDKPEGTSSSNSVKMVIKNGVLMPKQKQRRYRTERPFTCEHCSARFTLRSNMERHIKQQHPQHWSQRPRGGHSTRGRPPASHPTLLQNLTQPASQAAQTYPSILPKTEQSSEYTAKHPISDQVKYAILAQQLKANKAEDNDSEEELVIDEDPQDKDQDPQKEKTTSLLRGQLEAADPVAEAGKPEAEEAKGDSTNTESANSENASDEAKLSESEQPTEASEAGDDAKTLAKAEPAEDKTEKMEDGATDLASVSKLLDNASQQYQQFQPQYLSDEEGLVASNSDCNNSGSDEKSDSVNSVNSVSSPSKKKRKKKKKSAYSMAPNRVICPYCERPFPWTSSLRRHILTHTGQKPYQCVHCSLLFTTKSNCDRHLLRKHKANPNKVRRVRNSSSPDSQPVTGGSNNSFSMRNVPERPYKCNQCPSSTFSTLGNLKKHRSTKHPRKAKSRPDSPSSEPQNSPQECSKQNEQTDYDSQSSSISEGIEATMPALAKTTPNTSSSANDTSRSRRLSPRSSPGPSDVPFKCHLCDCGFSERQECLEHIKANHKRSYEMLVAKGALDMDIDAVEDQQQPPPSQNPSDGEEKRGRFPDYSNRKVVCAFCMRRFWSAEDLRRHMRTHTGERPFSCDICCRRFTLKHSMLRHRKKHESVDSTMYVGTSGDEENSPIQPPTITPRSQQQPPVLVAANSGNLRAQDRISLPTVAPVATGDAGPGGLMRFNPYEKLTTLTGKLASIPQNVNPETSESADNDLISNLLGIRDKNFIDRVLQASADDAAKLLGVKRSHE; encoded by the exons TTACACTTAAGAGCGGACACGACCACGGACTCAACGAGGCTCAAGCTGATGTAGCATCGCCGCCATCTAGC GTTGAGTTAACAGAGAACACGCATCCCTGTCCGGCGTGTCCTACGGTCCTGCAGAGCTCCAGGGACCTGACGAACCACCTGCGCGGCCACAACTCGCCCCGCAGCACGGACTGCAGCGGCGAAGAGGACCACTGCTGCGGCGTGTGCAACAAGGTGCTGAGCTCGGCAAGTTCGCTCGACAGGCACGTGCTGGTACACTCTGGCGAGCGGCCgtttaaatgtaaatactgCGACATGGCGTTCACGACGAACGGCAACATGAACCGGCACCTGAGGACCGCGCACCGGTCCACCTCGCCGCAGAGCTACACGGACTCCGAGAGCAGTAACACAGACTCGGAGAGGCCACCGAAGAGGCGGCACATCGAGGAGTTCAACAACAACGAGGTCGCGAAAGGGAACTCCCCGGACTACATCGACCGCCAAGAGAAGCCCGGCAACCTGAAGCGCAAGAGCTCGGACTGCCTGGCCGACAGCGACGGCCACAAGAGGCACAAGATCCTCTTGAACAACTCGCGCGCTGAGATCAGAGCCAGGCCGGACGAAAACCAGAACGCGTACAACTGCCAGGTATGCGGCAGGCAGGATTTCGCGACCAGCGCGCTCCTCGAGGCGCACCTGGAGCGCTGCCACCCCGAGTTCCCGGCGAAATGCGAGTCCTGCAACCTGTCCTTCAAGAACCACCGGGTGCTGAacctgcacaggttcatgatcCACTTCGCGGACCACTCGACCGGGAACACCGCGAGGAACCTGCGCAACTCGGTGGTCGGGTTCAACGATCTGACGTTCGTCGACTTCTCGTCGGACAAGTTCCCGGCGATCGCGAGGGCGGTCTGCGAGCAATCCCTCCACCGTCCGGCGTCCGGGGAGGTAGCCAAGTTCCAGTGCTCCAAGTGTCTGCGAGCGTTCCCGTGCAGATCGGCGTTGGACTCGCACGAGATCGACTGCGGCACCAACATCGCGCAGACTAGGGTGACCGACGACAGCCAGTCGAGGAGGGACGACTTCTTCGCTGGCCTCGACCTGCAGAACAAGTCCGCGCTGACGGAGGCGAAAGAGGGCAAGGACCTGGCCGACATTCAGAGCATCATCTCGGTCACGTCCGGCCCGATCCTGCAGAACTTCCCCAGGTCGGACGCGAGCACGCCCGAGAGCGCCATCAAGTTCAGCCAGAGGGCGAGCTCCTCGGGATCGTCGGGCACCGCGTCTTCCGAGTATCACGAGGAGGAAGCCCAAGACGCGTTCGCCGCGGAGTTCCGCAAGATGAAGCTGAAGGGCGAGTTCCCGTGTCGGCTGTGCACCGCGATATTCCCGAACCTGCGGGCGCTGAAGGGGCACAACAGGGCGCACATGGGCGTCGCCCCCGGGATGCCGTATCCCTGCAACATGTGTCCGTACACGAGCACGGACAAGAACACGCTGGTGAGACACCTGAGGTCGCACAACGGGGACCGTCCGTACGAGTGCTCGCTGTGCAAGTACGCGTTCACCACGAAGGCGAACTGCGAGCGGCACGTTCGGAACAGGCACGGCAAGCTGACCAGGGAGGACATCAAGAGCGTGCTGATCTACCACCCGAACGAGGACTCGACGGCCGAGAGCGTGGAGAGGAGTTCGTCGCGGGTGACGAAAGACGACGCGAGGAAGACCCTGGTCTACCCGGCCGACCGCGACGAGTTGCAGCACCAGGCGCAGGTGCACTACCCCTCGGCGCCGATGGAGGGCCGCGGGGAGATCAGAATAATCGAGGAGGCGAAGCTCCACGGCGCGTTGTCCATGTGCTACGAGGCGGGCGACGCGTTCGGGAGACCCGGCCAGGCGATGGAGCTGGCGCAGCGGAGCGCGGACGACGGGAAGTCCGCGACGGACGCCAGGCTGGACTACGCGAAGATAGAGGAGGACGTAGAGTCCAGGTCGTCGGAGGGTAGCGTGTCTCTAGTCAATGATGCCAAATCAGACTCGCACCAAAGAATTCAGGCTAGTCCGATGAACCTGAAGAAGAGTTCAGCGTCCGAGGGGGCCGGTGAGGACGGGCCCCTGGACTTGTCGATGGACGTCCTGGACCTTAGCAAGAAGTCCAAGGAGAAGGAGGACGGTGAGTACCTAGCCAGCCAGGAGCAGTACGGGAAGAGCCAGAAGGACCTGTACAGCGCCACCAGCCAGCTGTTGCTCACCGAGGCTCTGTTAAAGGCTGGACAGAGCAGCTCCCAGCCCACGTCGCTGGAGGCGTTGTACGCCAACGCCCACTTGATCTACAGGAACTTCGGGTCGTTCCCTGGCGGCGTCGGGGCTGGGATACTGCCGCCATACTTGTTCAATCCCCACATGTTTGGACAAGATTTCTCGATGAAGGACAGGCTCCAGAAGGAGCTGGTCAGGGGTCTGCAGCTGACCAGCGGGGGCACCCTCGTGGAGCCGCCGATCAGCGCCGGCGGGTTCAACGCGTACCCGCACGGCAGAGACATGGGCGCGCAGTCGGCGAGCGAGCAGGCCGACTACGCGAAGCTGATCTCGTCGAAGCTGGCGAGCAAGCCGGTCGTGAGCCGGGACAAGCCCGAGGGTACGTCTTCGTCGAACTCGGTGAAGATGGTGATCAAGAACGGGGTGCTGATGCCGAAGCAGAAGCAGAGACGGTACAGGACCGAGAGGCCGTTCACCTGCGAGCACTGCTCCGCCAGGTTCACGCTGCGCAGCAACATGGAGAGGCACATCAAGCAACAGCACCCGCAGCACTGGAGCCAGAGACCCAGGGGCGGCCACTCGACCAGGGGCAGGCCACCCGCGAGTCACCCGACGCTGCTGCAGAACCTGACGCAACCCGCGTCCCAAGCGGCGCAGACGTACCCGAGCATACTGCCGAAGACGGAGCAGTCGAGCGAGTACACGGCGAAACACCCGATATCGGACCAGGTGAAGTACGCGATCCTGGCGCAGCAGCTGAAGGCCAACAAGGCCGAGGACAACGACTCCGAGGAGGAGCTGGTGATCGACGAGGATCCGCAGGACAAGGATCAGGATCCTCAGAAAGAGAAGACCACCAGTCTGCTCAGGGGTCAGCTGGAGGCTGCGGACCCGGTCGCGGAGGCCGGCAAGCCGGAGGCTGAAGAGGCTAAGGGCGACTCCACGAACACCGAGTCGGCGAACAGCGAGAACGCCAGCGACGAGGCTAAGCTGTCCGAATCGGAGCAGCCGACGGAGGCCAGCGAGGCCGGCGACGACGcgaagacgctggccaaagcGGAGCCCGCCGAGGACAAGACGGAGAAGATGGAGGACGGCGCGACCGACTTGGCCAGCGTCTCGAAGCTGCTGGACAACGCGTCGCAACAGTACCAGCAGTTCCAGCCGCAGTACCTCAGCGACGAGGAGGGCTTGGTGGCGTCCAACAGCGACTGCAACAACTCGGGCAGCGACGAGAAGTCGGACTCCGTGAACTCGGTGAACTCGGTCAGCAGTCCGTCGAAGAAGAAgcgcaagaagaagaagaagtccgCGTACTCGATGGCGCCGAACCGAGTGATCTGCCCGTACTGCGAGAGGCCGTTCCCGTGGACGTCCTCCCTGAGGAGGCACATCCTCACGCACACCGGCCAGAAGCCGTACCAGTGCGTCCACTGCTCGCTGCTGTTCACCACCAAGTCGAACTGCGACCGCCACCTGCTGAGGAAGCACAAGGCGAACCCGAACAAGGTGCGCAGGGTTCGCAACTCGTCGTCGCCGGACAGCCAGCCCGTGACGGGCGGCAGCAACAACTCGTTCTCGATGAGGAACGTACCCGAGCGGCCCTACAAGTGCAATCAGTGCCCCAGCTCGACCTTCTCCACGCTGGGCAACCTGAAGAAGCACCGCTCGACGAAGCACCCGCGCAAGGCGAAGTCGAGGCCAGACTCTCCGTCCAGCGAGCCGCAGAACAGCCCTCAGGAGTGCTCGAAGCAGAACGAGCAGACCGACTACGACAGCCAGTCGTCGAGCATCTCCGAGGGCATCGAGGCGACGATGCCCGCGCTGGCCAAGACCACGCCCAACACCTCCTCGTCCGCCAATGACACGTCCAGGTCTAGACGGCTGTCGCCGAGGTCGTCGCCGGGGCCCAGCGACGTGCCGTTCAAGTGTCATCTCTGCGACTGCGGATTCTCCGAGCGGCAGGAATGCCTGGAGCACATCAAGGCGAACCACAAGAGGTCCTACGAGATGCTGGTGGCCAAGGGCGCGTTGGATATGGACATCGATGCTGTGGAGGACCAGCAGCAGCCGCCACCGTCGCAGAATCCCAGCGACGGCGAAGAGAAGAGAGGACGCTTCCCTGACTACAGTAACAGAAAG GTGGTCTGTGCTTTCTGCATGAGGAGATTCTGGTCTGCAGAGGACCTGCGCCGGCACATGAGAACGCACACCGGCGAGCGGCCGTTCTCCTGCGACATCTGCTGCAGAAGGTTCACGCTGAAGCACAGCATGCTTCGGCACAGGAAGAAGCACGAGTCGGTCGACTCCACCATGTACGTAGGTACCAGCGGCGACGAGGAAAACTCGCCTATCCAACCGCCCACCATAACCCCAAGAAGCCAACAGCAACCGCCCGTTCTAGTGGCGGCGAACTCTGGGAACCTGAGGGCGCAGGACAGGATCTCGCTGCCGACCGTCGCCCCGGTCGCAACAGGAGACGCTGGTCCCGGCGGTCTGATGAGGTTCAACCCCTACGAGAAGCTGACGACCTTGACCGGAAAGCTCGCCAGCATCCCGCAGAACGTGAACCCCGAGACCAGTGAGAGCGCCGACAACGACCTGATCTCGAACCTCCTCGGGATAAGGGACAAGAATTTCATCGACCGCGTGCTCCAGGCGTCCGCCGACGACGCGGCGAAGCTTCTCGGAGTGAAACGCAGCCACGAGTAA